Within the Hypericibacter adhaerens genome, the region GTCGGATCTCCCTGCACCAGGCTGCCGCCGATCGTTCCGCGGTTGCGAACCTGCCGATCGCCGACGAAACGCACCATGCGCGCCAGCAGCGGAAGCCGCTCGGCCACCAGCGTCGATCTCTCCAGCGTCACATAGCGGACCATTGCGCCGACCACGGTCTCCTCGCCGTTCGGCTGCACGCGATCCAGCCCCGCAAGCCCGTTGATGTCGATCAGGGCGGAAGGTCGCCAGAGCCGCATGTTGAGCATGGGCATGAGGCTCTGGCCGCCGGCGAGGATTCGCGCACCGCCCTCATGCTCCGCCAGGAAGCCCACCGCTTCGTCGATCGAGCCGGCCGCGTGATAGATGAAATCGGCCGCCTTCACCGCGTTCCCCCCATCGTCCGGACTCCCGACAATCGGGCGAGAACATGCTCGACGGGAGACTTCGCGGCCGTGACGAGCCCCGGCGCCGCCCGCCGGCTCCAGACCGTCTCGGGCCGGACCTGCAGGATCTTCACCTCGTCCCGCTCGCTGACGGCCCATTCGATGTCCTGCGGCGCACCGCGGCGCTGCTCGATGCGCTTGGCCAGCGCCGCCAGCTCCAGGACATGCTTGTCGGCGATGCAGACGGCCTCCTGTCTTTCCGGCTCGATCGCCGTAAGGCCGACGGCGCCCGCTTCCGGGTCGAAGCGGTACTCCTGAGTCTGGAGGGCGGGCTTTCGCTTGACGATCTCGAAGGTCACCTTGTCGATGGTGAACTGGGTGGGCGTGATGTCGCCCTTGACCACGCCTTCGCCCAGTCCCCAGCAGGCTTCGAGCACGATCTTGGACCTGTCGCCATTGATCGGGTCGAGCGTGAACATCACGCCGGCCGCGCGTGCCGGCACCATCTGCTGGATCCCGACGCAGATGCCGAAATCCCGGGTCGTGACGACGGCATTGCCGTCCTGACGGTAGGACAGCACGGCCTCTCCGAACATGCTCGCCCAGCAGGACCGCATATGGCGAAGCAGCGAATCGGCGCCGCAGATCCACAGATAGGTGTCGTACTGGCCGGCGAAGCTGGCACCCGCCAGGTCTTCGGATTCGCCGCTCGAGCGCACCGCGACCGGCACCGAGGCCATGCCCGTCCTTTGCTCCAGCAGAGCGTAGTTCTCACGCACCTCCCCTTCGAGGTCGGGCGGCAGGGGCGCCGAGGCGATGGCGCCGAGAAGCGTTGCCGTCTCGTTCTTGATCTGCGACAGAGCCAGCTTGGGCGCCGTCTCGCGCACTCGCCGGGCCTCGTTCACCAGGCCAGCATGATCCATGAAGCGCCGGTAGGCGGCAGTGGTGATCCCGAACCCCGATGGCACGGCAAATCCGCCGGCCGTCATCTCGGCCAGGCTGGAGAACTTGCCGCCGAGGATCGGATTGCCGGGCGCCGTCTCGTGATCCAGCCACAGAATGAACGGGATCCCGTTCATCGGCCCACCCTCTCGACGACGGATACGATGCCCTTGTTGCCGTCGACCTCGATCAGATCGCCGGTACGAATGGTCGTGGTCGCGTAGCCGACGCCGACGACAGCCGGCAGACCATACTCGCGCGAGATGATCGCGGTATGGGCCATCATGCCGCCCACATCGGAGACCGCCGCCGAGATATGCGGAAACACCGGCGCCCAGCTGGGAGCGGTGATGCGGCAGACCAGGATCTCCCCCTCCTGGACCTCGTAAAGCTGCTCGGAGTCGGTGATGACGCGGGCGCGCGCCGTGACCTTGCCCGCCGACGCGGCCACGCCGCGCAGCTGATTTCCGCCGGCGGATGGATCCACCCCGAGCCATTCCTGGACGGTCTCCTGGGTGATTCCCCAGAGCATGATCGTCAAGGGCTCGGTGATCGATTCGGGCGGCGCGCCCAGGGCCGGCGGCGGCGACCATTTCGACAGCGCATCGCGGATCTTGCGGCGCCGGGCGACGATCGGACGCCAATAGATCTCGCCGCGCGATTGCGAGCCCGTGCCCCATCCGATCAGCAGATCGTAGAGCGCATCGTAGAGCTCGTGGCGATGCAGATAGAAGACGTCCTCGCGGTCGTCGAAGAAGTTGTGCGCGACGAACACGTCGCCCAGCTCGCGGACCTTCGACCAGAAGATCGAGTGGTGCCAGTGCTCGACGTAGAAATTGTGGTCCTCGACGAAGGGGAACACCTTGCGCGTGAGCTGGACCAGCCCGTCGAACGCTTCCCGGTCCTGATCCGTGGGGAGCAGCGCGCGATACTCCTCGGTTACCCTGGCGCGCCGCTCGAGGATGGCGGCCAGAGGACGTCGGATCTCCTCGCCGCGGCGCAGCGCCTCGATATAGCCCCGCATCGCCATGAGCGGCAGGCGCAGGTCGTTGATCCAGACCGGATCCGAGTGGGTGTAGCCGACGCCGGTCGAGAACCAGAACCAGGGATCCTTCGCGGCATCGAAGGCAGCGAGCCAGCGGCTTCCGCCTGCGGCCTTCTTCATGGCGGCCAGCATGTCCTCGGGTTGCGGGTGATCGAGGAGGATATCGGCGACTTTGAGCTCGACCGCCAGCTCGGCCAGGCGCCGCAGCTCGTCGTCGGGCCGGAACAACAGGATGTCGATCCCCGACACCATGTTGGTGATGGTCTGATCGGTGATGCCCGGAAACGCCTGCTGGCAGAACTCGCGGAAGGTCAGATAGGCACCATAGCCGAGATTGAGCATCTCGAAATGGTACGAGCCCATCTCGAAGAGGTTCTCGATCAGCCGGTTGTATTTGGTCAGCAGGTCATAGGAGGAATAGACGCCGCGATGCGTGAAGACGCTTTCTTCAGGCTCGATCTCCGGCAGGGGGCGGAACTCGATCGCCTTCAGGCGATGGATGCAATCCTTGGCCTTCTCGATCCATTCGCCATAGATCGCGTCCCAGTTCTCGAAATAGTGGCCGGCACGGCGTGCGAAATGCTCCTGCCGCTCGGCGATCTTCTTCGGGTCGGTGACCCCGTTGGGGCTGATATAGAGATAGCCGTTGATGATGCGATGATCGATGCCCAAGGCCAGAGGGATTGGCCAGACCCGGCTTGCCATCTGGCTCGCCGCCACCCACCAGTTCTCCGTCATGATGGTGTCGAAGGGGCAGATGGGCTTCGGATTGTGCATCCCGTCGAAGAACCAGAACTT harbors:
- a CDS encoding PEP/pyruvate-binding domain-containing protein is translated as MNGIPFILWLDHETAPGNPILGGKFSSLAEMTAGGFAVPSGFGITTAAYRRFMDHAGLVNEARRVRETAPKLALSQIKNETATLLGAIASAPLPPDLEGEVRENYALLEQRTGMASVPVAVRSSGESEDLAGASFAGQYDTYLWICGADSLLRHMRSCWASMFGEAVLSYRQDGNAVVTTRDFGICVGIQQMVPARAAGVMFTLDPINGDRSKIVLEACWGLGEGVVKGDITPTQFTIDKVTFEIVKRKPALQTQEYRFDPEAGAVGLTAIEPERQEAVCIADKHVLELAALAKRIEQRRGAPQDIEWAVSERDEVKILQVRPETVWSRRAAPGLVTAAKSPVEHVLARLSGVRTMGGTR
- a CDS encoding PEP-utilizing enzyme, which encodes MNETARSNSVRRDARAAEPSSNKRFASPFDLRTPEGAEGWEELYPYYALISPERRQLEEGKFWFFDGMHNPKPICPFDTIMTENWWVAASQMASRVWPIPLALGIDHRIINGYLYISPNGVTDPKKIAERQEHFARRAGHYFENWDAIYGEWIEKAKDCIHRLKAIEFRPLPEIEPEESVFTHRGVYSSYDLLTKYNRLIENLFEMGSYHFEMLNLGYGAYLTFREFCQQAFPGITDQTITNMVSGIDILLFRPDDELRRLAELAVELKVADILLDHPQPEDMLAAMKKAAGGSRWLAAFDAAKDPWFWFSTGVGYTHSDPVWINDLRLPLMAMRGYIEALRRGEEIRRPLAAILERRARVTEEYRALLPTDQDREAFDGLVQLTRKVFPFVEDHNFYVEHWHHSIFWSKVRELGDVFVAHNFFDDREDVFYLHRHELYDALYDLLIGWGTGSQSRGEIYWRPIVARRRKIRDALSKWSPPPALGAPPESITEPLTIMLWGITQETVQEWLGVDPSAGGNQLRGVAASAGKVTARARVITDSEQLYEVQEGEILVCRITAPSWAPVFPHISAAVSDVGGMMAHTAIISREYGLPAVVGVGYATTTIRTGDLIEVDGNKGIVSVVERVGR